One genomic segment of Halomarina pelagica includes these proteins:
- a CDS encoding Gfo/Idh/MocA family protein, giving the protein MTLRTGVVGAGIVAENNHFPALSRNPRTTLVAICDTDVERAREAASEYGARAYDDAGSMLEEESLDWVHVATPVQTHFDLARLAVERGVPATVQKPATTSRAELEELADLAEACGVPVSVVHNWLYYPVMREVRRRVADGEIGPVRAVQTTVTGEGRPDETYRGSWVLDLPGGSLEEGMPHPLYLTLALGGPPRDESAVDVLTRSTDEYDHGIAYDGVQLQYVGRNDELCSVTFLAGSSRGTSVRVLGADGSIAVDFPSMTIDARDAEAGPYHFWNERFRRNVECARDAVEAGARNVRKYTRERVEEDLDVHLSESPDGHYYLFDRTARALEAGEAPPRGIEESRWTLALVERVREAATERER; this is encoded by the coding sequence ATGACCCTCCGAACCGGAGTCGTCGGCGCGGGCATCGTCGCCGAGAACAACCACTTCCCCGCGCTCTCGCGCAACCCGCGAACGACGCTCGTCGCGATCTGCGACACCGACGTCGAGCGGGCGAGGGAGGCGGCGTCGGAGTACGGCGCGCGCGCCTACGACGACGCCGGTTCGATGCTCGAGGAGGAATCGCTGGACTGGGTCCACGTCGCCACGCCGGTGCAGACGCACTTCGACCTCGCGCGGCTGGCGGTCGAGCGCGGCGTCCCGGCGACGGTGCAGAAGCCCGCGACGACCTCCCGCGCGGAACTCGAGGAACTCGCCGACCTCGCGGAGGCGTGCGGCGTCCCCGTCTCGGTCGTCCACAACTGGCTCTACTACCCCGTGATGCGCGAGGTCCGCCGCCGCGTGGCCGACGGCGAGATCGGCCCCGTCCGCGCGGTCCAGACCACCGTCACGGGCGAGGGACGACCGGACGAGACCTATCGCGGTTCCTGGGTGCTCGACCTCCCCGGCGGCTCGCTCGAGGAGGGGATGCCCCACCCGCTCTACCTCACCCTCGCGCTCGGCGGCCCGCCGCGCGACGAGTCGGCGGTCGACGTGCTGACCCGCTCGACCGACGAGTACGACCACGGGATCGCGTACGACGGCGTCCAGTTGCAGTACGTCGGGCGGAACGACGAACTCTGCTCGGTCACGTTCCTCGCCGGTTCCTCGCGCGGCACCTCGGTCCGCGTCCTCGGCGCGGACGGCTCGATCGCGGTCGACTTCCCCTCGATGACGATCGACGCCCGCGACGCCGAGGCCGGTCCCTACCACTTCTGGAACGAACGGTTCCGACGGAACGTCGAGTGCGCGCGCGACGCCGTCGAGGCCGGCGCGCGGAACGTCCGCAAGTACACCCGCGAGCGCGTCGAGGAGGACCTCGACGTTCACCTCTCGGAGAGCCCCGACGGTCACTACTACCTGTTCGACCGGACGGCTCGCGCCCTCGAAGCCGGGGAGGCTCCGCCCCGCGGCATCGAGGAGAGCCGGTGGACGCTCGCGCTCGTCGAACGGGTGCGCGAGGCGGCGACCGAGCGCGAACGGTAG
- a CDS encoding glycosyltransferase family 4 protein: MSRVLLLARELPHPPNAGDRIVTHGFVRALAARGHDVHVLAYRRDGDESDAAALREPCASVRRIPSADSPLPPTARKLANYARGRSDVMAMFDSRAFRVVAAQRVREVDPDVVLAQHPYIGQVVRDERVARAIDETGARVVTNAHVVEYAAHRRFRECTDDPSTRAELALEIPLLRRSELAVYEASDRTLVLGERDRERLDALDALDVRVQRVALDADAYRPADPAAAVPDRLLFFGSYNWFPNRDGIAWFVEEILPTVRRARPDVELLVAGRGAPESIRNLGDRPNVRFVGEVEDLAPLVRSASAVVAPLRVGGGVRIKVLESMAWGVPVVTTPSGFEGVEATPGEDLLVPDSAEGFADATVRLLEDGRLRERIARNARGTIRKRYSTDAVADRLEENLGLR; this comes from the coding sequence ATGAGTCGCGTCCTCCTCCTCGCCCGCGAACTGCCCCACCCGCCGAACGCCGGCGACCGCATCGTCACCCACGGGTTCGTCCGCGCGCTCGCGGCGCGCGGACACGACGTGCACGTGCTCGCCTACCGCCGCGACGGCGACGAGTCCGACGCGGCCGCGCTGCGCGAGCCCTGCGCGTCGGTGCGGCGCATCCCGTCGGCGGACTCGCCGCTGCCGCCGACCGCCCGGAAACTCGCGAACTACGCGCGGGGGCGCTCCGACGTGATGGCGATGTTCGACTCGCGGGCGTTCCGCGTCGTCGCGGCGCAGCGCGTCCGCGAGGTCGACCCGGACGTCGTCCTCGCCCAGCACCCCTACATCGGCCAGGTCGTCCGCGACGAGCGGGTGGCGCGCGCGATCGACGAGACCGGCGCGCGGGTCGTCACGAACGCGCACGTCGTCGAGTACGCCGCCCACCGGCGCTTCCGCGAGTGCACCGACGACCCGTCGACGCGCGCGGAACTCGCGCTCGAGATACCGCTCCTCCGGCGGAGCGAGCTGGCCGTCTACGAGGCGTCCGATCGGACGCTCGTGCTCGGGGAGCGGGACCGCGAGCGACTCGACGCACTCGACGCACTCGACGTGCGCGTCCAGCGCGTCGCGCTCGACGCGGACGCCTACCGACCGGCCGACCCCGCCGCTGCGGTCCCCGACCGCCTGCTCTTCTTCGGGTCCTACAACTGGTTCCCGAACCGGGACGGGATCGCGTGGTTCGTCGAGGAGATCCTCCCGACCGTCAGGCGGGCGCGGCCGGACGTCGAACTGCTCGTCGCCGGACGCGGCGCTCCGGAGTCGATCCGGAACCTCGGCGACCGCCCGAACGTCCGGTTCGTCGGCGAAGTGGAGGACCTCGCGCCGCTGGTGCGGAGCGCGAGCGCCGTGGTCGCGCCGCTCCGCGTCGGCGGCGGCGTCCGCATCAAGGTGCTCGAGTCGATGGCCTGGGGGGTCCCCGTCGTCACCACCCCGAGCGGCTTCGAGGGGGTCGAGGCGACGCCCGGCGAGGACCTGCTCGTCCCCGATTCGGCGGAAGGGTTCGCGGACGCGACGGTCCGCCTGCTCGAGGACGGCCGCCTCCGCGAACGGATCGCCCGCAACGCCCGCGGGACGATCCGCAAGCGCTACTCGACCGACGCCGTCGCCGACCGACTGGAGGAGAACCTGGGGCTCCGGTAG
- a CDS encoding inositol-3-phosphate synthase — protein sequence MSAGAETGVWFVGARGNIATTAMLGARAVARGLTSTTGLVTEREPCSRLTLVDVDSLAFGGHDVRSGSVPDAARRLAERSGIADRDVIEAVEDDLAAVDDDVRRGTTLNCGAVSDLADQRPLEADRTVEEVVERLREDLRGFRHHHGLERVVVVNVASSEPMPSDPERYDTLSAFERAVAADDRDLPASTLYAYAALVEGCPYANFTPGIGSAVGGLRELAEEEGVPHMGNDGKTGESLVKSALAPMFAGRNLRVRSWEGHNILGNTDGLVLEDEENEAGKLASKGGILDGILPDIDHNRVRIDYTPALDDWKTAWDDVRFEGFLDTRMKMQFTWEGSDSALAAPLVLDLVRLLTHADVHGEGGVQPHLASFFKAPLTVDEHALTRQFDLLYDYVDRHAATVLPERPSGVSIDD from the coding sequence ATGAGCGCGGGAGCCGAGACGGGCGTCTGGTTCGTCGGGGCGCGGGGAAACATCGCGACGACCGCGATGCTGGGCGCGCGCGCCGTCGCCCGCGGACTGACCTCGACGACCGGGCTGGTGACCGAACGCGAGCCGTGTTCGCGGCTCACCCTCGTCGACGTCGACTCGCTCGCGTTCGGCGGGCACGACGTTCGGTCCGGGAGCGTCCCGGACGCCGCCAGGCGGCTCGCCGAGCGGAGCGGCATCGCCGATCGGGACGTGATCGAGGCCGTCGAGGACGACCTCGCCGCCGTGGACGACGACGTCCGACGCGGGACGACGCTCAACTGCGGTGCCGTCTCGGACCTCGCCGACCAGCGGCCGCTCGAGGCGGACCGGACGGTGGAGGAGGTAGTCGAGCGGCTTCGCGAGGATCTGCGCGGCTTCCGGCACCATCACGGCCTCGAACGGGTCGTCGTCGTCAACGTCGCCTCGTCGGAGCCGATGCCGTCCGACCCGGAGCGGTACGACACGCTCTCGGCGTTCGAACGGGCCGTGGCGGCGGACGACCGCGACCTCCCCGCCAGCACCCTCTACGCGTACGCGGCGCTCGTGGAGGGCTGTCCCTACGCCAACTTCACCCCGGGGATCGGGAGCGCCGTCGGCGGCCTGCGCGAACTCGCCGAGGAGGAGGGCGTCCCCCACATGGGCAACGACGGCAAGACGGGCGAGTCGCTCGTGAAGTCGGCGCTCGCGCCCATGTTCGCCGGGCGCAACCTCCGCGTCCGCTCGTGGGAGGGCCACAACATCCTCGGCAACACCGACGGCCTCGTCCTCGAGGACGAGGAGAACGAGGCGGGAAAGCTCGCGAGCAAGGGCGGCATCCTCGACGGGATCCTCCCAGACATCGACCACAACCGGGTTCGAATCGACTACACGCCGGCGCTCGACGACTGGAAGACCGCGTGGGACGACGTCCGCTTCGAGGGCTTTCTCGACACGCGGATGAAGATGCAGTTCACGTGGGAGGGGTCCGACTCGGCGCTCGCCGCCCCGCTGGTCCTCGACCTCGTCCGCCTCCTCACGCACGCCGACGTCCACGGGGAGGGCGGGGTACAGCCGCACCTCGCGTCGTTCTTCAAAGCACCGCTTACCGTGGACGAGCACGCGCTCACGCGGCAGTTCGACCTCCTGTACGACTACGTCGACCGCCACGCCGCGACCGTCCTCCCCGAGCGTCCCTCCGGCGTGTCGATCGACGACTGA
- a CDS encoding mechanosensitive ion channel family protein, whose product MTGTLTVGSTVLQLGIPDFLQQTISQLVAFIPRLVGAIIILLIGWIIGRVLAAVVRTIVDHAELDRRVLATPLGRVMGGNEQAVSRSFGKIAAYYIYFLAILAAADALAIPLLSQWIQRAAAYLPAFIAGLLVIIVGFVVADFVGNAITRSEAGRQSRYASVFATGVRLFLYFTVITIGLDTMGIATQLLYVLARAVAYGLGAALAIGLGLAIGLGGRGYVSENIGRWAGSARQKSSQMAGSSSQSSISGSDDD is encoded by the coding sequence ATGACTGGAACGCTCACCGTTGGAAGTACCGTGTTACAACTAGGCATCCCCGATTTCCTCCAGCAGACGATCTCGCAGCTCGTCGCGTTCATCCCGCGGCTAGTCGGCGCGATCATCATCCTGCTGATCGGGTGGATCATCGGTCGCGTCCTCGCGGCCGTCGTTCGGACGATCGTCGATCACGCGGAACTCGATCGACGCGTGCTCGCCACGCCGCTGGGGCGGGTGATGGGCGGAAACGAACAGGCGGTCTCGCGGTCGTTCGGGAAGATAGCGGCGTACTACATCTACTTCCTGGCGATCCTGGCCGCGGCCGACGCGCTGGCGATCCCGCTCCTGTCCCAGTGGATCCAGCGGGCGGCGGCGTACCTGCCGGCGTTCATCGCCGGGCTGCTGGTGATCATCGTCGGGTTCGTCGTCGCTGACTTCGTCGGCAACGCGATCACCCGGAGCGAGGCTGGGCGACAGTCGCGCTACGCGTCGGTGTTCGCCACCGGCGTGCGGCTGTTCCTGTACTTCACGGTGATCACGATCGGGCTTGACACGATGGGCATCGCGACGCAGTTGCTCTACGTCCTGGCCCGCGCGGTCGCCTACGGCCTGGGCGCGGCGCTCGCCATCGGACTGGGCCTCGCCATCGGTCTCGGCGGTCGAGGCTACGTCAGCGAGAACATCGGCCGATGGGCGGGGAGCGCCAGACAGAAGTCGTCGCAGATGGCCGGCTCCAGTAGCCAGTCGAGCATCTCGGGCAGCGACGACGACTGA
- a CDS encoding glycosyltransferase family 2 protein, whose product MNRNQDPSDGREALCGTDAGLRRSTDREAPIRPDEPTVSVVLPTYDRASVLGGAVESVFEQTHAPLELIVVDGGSTDGTVDVLDAIDDDRLRVLRREAPDGPSASRNAGIRAAAGDLVAFVDDDDRWRPEKLRRQVDALAREDASASLTRVTKADGEPRTRTGVSGDVYEAIRRLDLPTYTSTLVARRSALGEVGGFDESLGCFEDWELCLRLARERAFAFVDEPLVVKGTGQGNISAEPDRLARAFDRLDRRYDLPRTARARFLADVGMTHCEAGRIDEGIPHLIRSLRLDPTRAKVAIALALALAASVAGTATPFTGGMDRVYGIERSLGRWRA is encoded by the coding sequence GTGAACCGAAACCAGGATCCGAGCGACGGGAGGGAGGCGCTCTGCGGGACCGACGCCGGCCTCCGTCGCTCGACCGACCGAGAGGCACCGATCCGCCCCGACGAACCGACCGTGAGCGTCGTCCTCCCGACGTACGACCGGGCGTCGGTGCTCGGCGGGGCCGTAGAGAGCGTGTTCGAGCAGACGCACGCTCCGCTCGAACTGATCGTCGTCGACGGCGGTTCGACCGACGGCACCGTCGACGTACTCGACGCGATCGACGACGACCGCCTCCGCGTCCTCCGGCGCGAGGCCCCCGACGGGCCGAGCGCGTCGCGCAACGCCGGTATCCGAGCCGCCGCCGGCGACCTCGTGGCGTTCGTCGACGACGACGACCGCTGGCGGCCGGAGAAGCTCCGACGACAGGTGGACGCGCTCGCCAGGGAGGACGCGAGCGCGTCGCTCACCCGGGTGACGAAGGCCGACGGCGAGCCGCGAACGCGGACGGGCGTCTCGGGGGACGTCTACGAGGCGATCCGCCGCCTCGACCTCCCCACGTACACGTCGACGCTGGTGGCGCGGCGCTCGGCGCTCGGCGAGGTGGGCGGGTTCGACGAGTCGCTGGGGTGCTTCGAGGACTGGGAGCTGTGTCTGCGCCTCGCCCGCGAACGGGCGTTCGCGTTCGTGGACGAACCCCTCGTCGTGAAGGGGACCGGTCAAGGGAACATCTCCGCCGAGCCGGACCGCCTCGCGAGGGCGTTCGATCGGCTGGATCGCCGCTACGATCTCCCGCGCACCGCGCGGGCCCGGTTCCTCGCCGACGTGGGGATGACCCACTGCGAGGCCGGTCGGATCGACGAGGGGATACCGCACCTGATCCGATCGCTTCGTCTGGATCCGACGCGGGCGAAGGTGGCGATCGCGCTCGCCCTCGCGCTGGCGGCGTCGGTCGCCGGAACCGCGACGCCGTTCACCGGGGGGATGGATCGCGTCTACGGGATCGAGCGGTCGCTCGGTCGGTGGAGGGCGTAG
- the rdfA gene encoding rod-determining factor RdfA has translation MATADGGHTVDCDCKVGGVAERYDLGRITYELEDLWTADGDGYSLRELADYFNRAVLESTMRETGLDPLDGDVENLYRLLTDEGASPGSRVEAERRLEREGASAERVRDDFVTHQTIYRHLKNCLEAEYERGEAAPGDRIRRDVKRIEGLQNRTTIVVEEIVRRLRDGELVSVGDFDVYNDIRIVCEECTAQYSPRELLQRGGCGCDGGP, from the coding sequence ATGGCCACGGCTGACGGAGGGCACACCGTCGATTGCGACTGTAAGGTGGGCGGCGTCGCAGAGCGGTACGACCTGGGACGCATCACGTACGAACTCGAGGACCTGTGGACGGCCGACGGAGACGGATACAGCCTCCGCGAGCTGGCCGACTACTTCAACCGGGCGGTACTCGAATCGACCATGCGGGAGACCGGTCTCGATCCGCTCGATGGAGACGTGGAAAACCTGTATCGATTGCTCACCGACGAGGGGGCGAGCCCCGGTAGTCGCGTGGAAGCGGAGCGTCGCCTGGAGCGCGAGGGGGCGTCGGCCGAACGCGTTCGGGACGACTTCGTCACCCACCAGACGATCTATCGCCACCTGAAGAACTGTCTCGAGGCGGAGTACGAGCGCGGGGAGGCGGCTCCCGGCGATCGGATCCGACGGGACGTGAAGCGGATCGAGGGGTTGCAGAACCGAACGACGATCGTCGTCGAGGAGATCGTCCGGCGACTCCGGGACGGCGAACTCGTCTCCGTCGGCGACTTCGACGTCTACAACGACATCCGGATCGTCTGCGAGGAGTGTACCGCCCAGTACTCCCCCCGCGAACTGCTCCAGCGGGGCGGGTGCGGCTGTGACGGTGGACCGTAA
- a CDS encoding DUF7553 family protein produces MAALPHVIDVRDDLERAREASDEDLGAELDAVEERLESYADGAHPDREGLLDDIDNELLRLEALTSGTAAERISAARNRIGLFRDSLSRAADGVSVLETKTRPADAGASFDGEDAADGEREFWLTLVNSGGPRSVAVELVFYDEDDDETGRVSGGDVSIDSDEQKTVTVVTRVPDGAAYYVARVADVDELTEP; encoded by the coding sequence ATGGCCGCGCTACCACACGTCATCGACGTCAGGGACGACCTCGAACGCGCCCGCGAGGCGAGCGACGAGGACCTGGGGGCTGAACTCGACGCCGTCGAGGAACGCCTCGAATCCTACGCCGACGGTGCCCACCCGGATCGCGAGGGACTTCTCGACGACATCGACAACGAACTGCTCCGACTCGAAGCGTTGACGAGCGGGACCGCGGCGGAGCGCATCAGCGCCGCCCGGAATCGTATCGGGCTCTTTCGCGACTCGCTCTCGCGAGCCGCCGACGGCGTCTCCGTGCTCGAGACGAAAACCAGGCCCGCCGACGCGGGCGCGTCGTTCGACGGGGAGGACGCGGCCGACGGGGAGAGGGAGTTCTGGCTGACGCTGGTCAACTCCGGGGGACCGCGGAGCGTCGCCGTCGAACTGGTGTTCTACGACGAGGACGACGACGAAACGGGTCGCGTCTCGGGCGGGGACGTGTCGATCGACTCCGACGAGCAGAAGACGGTCACCGTGGTCACCCGCGTCCCGGACGGGGCGGCGTACTACGTCGCCCGCGTCGCGGACGTAGACGAACTGACGGAGCCGTGA
- a CDS encoding uracil-DNA glycosylase has product MTTDQSFESAFEDALSTVPDEFLDRERFVPATGPLDAEVMLLGEAPGAREVERGEPFVGNAGERLDAALETVGLDRGSLYITNLVKVRPPNNRDPRRAEIDAWWPVLEAEIERVDPAVVAPLGNFATRELLSVGEGISDLHGRPVERDGRVVVPVYHPAATLYDRSKYPVLVEDLRTVASEVGLD; this is encoded by the coding sequence ATGACGACCGATCAGAGCTTCGAATCGGCGTTCGAGGACGCCCTCTCGACCGTGCCCGACGAGTTCCTGGACCGCGAGCGGTTCGTCCCCGCGACGGGGCCGCTCGACGCCGAGGTGATGCTCCTCGGGGAGGCCCCCGGCGCGCGCGAGGTCGAGCGGGGCGAACCGTTCGTCGGGAACGCGGGCGAGCGCCTCGACGCCGCCCTCGAGACGGTCGGCCTCGACCGGGGGTCGCTCTACATCACCAACCTGGTGAAGGTCCGCCCGCCGAACAACCGCGACCCGCGGCGCGCCGAGATCGACGCGTGGTGGCCGGTGCTGGAGGCCGAGATCGAGCGCGTCGATCCCGCCGTCGTCGCCCCGCTGGGGAACTTCGCCACCCGCGAACTCCTGTCGGTCGGGGAGGGTATCTCCGACCTCCACGGGCGGCCCGTCGAGCGCGACGGACGGGTCGTCGTCCCCGTCTATCACCCCGCGGCGACGCTCTACGACCGGAGCAAGTACCCGGTGCTCGTCGAGGACCTCCGGACGGTCGCGTCCGAGGTGGGCCTCGACTGA
- a CDS encoding CBS domain-containing protein, producing MPISKLATQDVVTAGTDATVMDLAKTMESEGTGDVVITEDDRPVGVVTDRDVALAIGRGEEPDSCTAGDLIGDEVFTIDADAEGYDAIKQFGESRVRRAPLVDDEGKLTGIVTLDDVVATIGEELTFVANVIEAQSPGYSPD from the coding sequence ATGCCCATCAGCAAGCTCGCGACCCAGGACGTCGTCACGGCGGGGACGGACGCCACGGTGATGGACCTCGCGAAGACGATGGAGTCGGAGGGAACCGGCGACGTGGTGATCACGGAGGACGACAGACCGGTCGGCGTCGTGACGGATCGCGACGTCGCGCTCGCGATCGGACGCGGCGAGGAACCCGACTCCTGTACCGCAGGCGACCTCATCGGCGACGAGGTGTTCACCATCGACGCGGACGCCGAGGGGTACGACGCGATAAAGCAGTTCGGCGAGTCGCGCGTCCGTCGCGCCCCCCTCGTCGACGACGAGGGCAAACTGACGGGCATCGTCACCCTGGACGACGTCGTGGCGACGATCGGCGAGGAACTCACGTTCGTCGCGAACGTCATCGAGGCCCAGTCGCCCGGCTACTCGCCCGA